In the Bos mutus isolate GX-2022 chromosome 15, NWIPB_WYAK_1.1, whole genome shotgun sequence genome, atcaaaacaATCAGAGAAATCCCAAGGGAAGACATTTTCTGTACGCACATACGTTTTCATTTAGCCCATAGTTACCTTAACAGTGAGCTGTTTGAAGCTACCGGTTTTAGCACTGTTGATAATTTTTTTCAAGCTCTGAATTGCTGTAGGGATCTCAGCAGGGGTTGGAGGAACCAGCTCAACCTTGGCATAGTACCAAAACGTGGCCAATCGAGGCTTCGAGTAAGTCACAGcagctggaaaacaaaacaaaacaaaacaccaggaTGAACTCACTAGAGACCGAAAGAAGCAGATGTGTGGGCTggacacaaatatttattcatgcaTCACATTCATTCACTGCTTATACCAAATGTGCACCCGGTGTGAAAAGTCAAAGCTGCTCCCTGGTAACCAGAGGCTTTTAAAGATACAGAACACCTGTGTCACAAGCCAGTTCAGTCAAGCAGGCAGCTATAAGCACATCCAATTATGCCAGGACCTCACCAGTGGCCAGTACCAGAATACTGGTACTTCATTTATTAATGGCAAATCTAGTTAACTACAAAGTTACTAGAGTTGgattcaaaaacaagaaaagagcaGCAATGTAACCATATTTTCCTGTAGAGACAAAAAATTGGGGGGAAGTGGTGAAGGGGAGGGAAGAAACTAAGTAGAATGGCACCCTTAGGAATAAGATTAAAACTTGTCACAATATTGGCCACAAATCCAGATGGAATTATACCAATTAGTACCCATTTTGGGTATCCTCATCAATGTGCTGGATTAACAAAAGCACAGCTGCTCTTCCTTCA is a window encoding:
- the ATP5MG gene encoding ATP synthase subunit g, mitochondrial, with the translated sequence MAQFVRNLAEKAPALVNAAVTYSKPRLATFWYYAKVELVPPTPAEIPTAIQSLKKIINSAKTGSFKQLTVKEALLNGLVATEVWMWFYVGEIIGKRGIIGYDV